One genomic segment of Sorex araneus isolate mSorAra2 chromosome X, mSorAra2.pri, whole genome shotgun sequence includes these proteins:
- the NR0B1 gene encoding nuclear receptor subfamily 0 group B member 1, protein MAGEEREWRSSILYNMLRGSKPKREARDGDGDDHDDADEPGERPESTCSGCSCRNEEPAVGAEGLRGLPPDAFLYRCCECGEQHPRQGSILYNMLLRAKEMQAAAAAAAAAAPPAEAAAAAASEESPSTSSAATSSVVPQARVGGPCWGCSCGSAGPPVSREGLRAGRSSARVYRCCFCGEDHPRQGSILYSLLTGTVQTHVAPVAPRARLASAWWGRYYCAQTPGSRYALPGVQAGVLLYPCYFCGEDHTRQGGIPYHLPVGAAGLPLALAGDPQGRRWWAPAGFAPRRVTLQSPQVVCEAASAALLKTIRFVRYLPCFQVLPLDQQLVLVRSSWALLLMLELAQDHLNFETVETPEGNLLQKILAARRRETAGDEPESREEEEDDDDDDEEEEEEEEAAAAAVAVAAAAAERSPSAAAAEVQTLKGFLTKCWSLGISTKEYAYLKGIVLFNPDLPGLNCVKYIQGLHWGTQQILSEHIQMTYGEHHPRFSELNSTLFLLRFISADVIAELFLRPIIGTVSMDDMILEMLCAKL, encoded by the exons ATGGCAGGCGAGGAGCGCGAGTGGCGGAGCAGCATCCTCTACAACATGCTGCGGGGCTCCAAGCCCAAGCGCGAGGCTCGCGACGGCGACGGCGACGACCACGACGACGCCGACGAGCCCGGCGAGCGGCCCGAGAGCACTTGCTCGGGCTGCTCCTGCCGCAACGAGGAGCCCGCGGTGGGCGCGGAGGGCTTGCGGGGCTTGCCGCCCGACGCCTTCCTGTACCGCTGCTGCGAGTGCGGCGAGCAGCACCCGCGCCAGGGCAGCATCCTCTACAACATGCTGCTGAGGGCCAAGGAGATGcaggcggccgcggcggcggcggcggccgcggctccacccgcggaggcggcggcggcggcggcgtcggAGGAGTCCCCTTCGACTTCGTCGGCTGCCACTTCTTCCGTGGTGCCCCAGGCGCGCGTCGGGGGCCCCTGCTGGGGCTGCTCCTGCGGCAGCGCCGGGCCGCCCGTGAGCCGGGAGGGACTCCGGGCCGGCCGCTCCTCGGCGCGGGTGTACCGCTGCTGCTTCTGCGGCGAGGACCACCCGCGCCAGGGCAGCATCCTCTACAGCCTGCTCACGGGCACCGTGCAGACGCACGTGGCCCCCGTGGCGCCCCGGGCGCGGCTGGCGAGCGCGTGGTGGGGCCGCTACTACTGCGCGCAGACACCGGGCTCCCGGTACGCGCTGCCCGGCGTGCAGGCGGGGGTGCTGCTGTACCCCTGCTACTTCTGCGGGGAAGACCACACGCGCCAGGGGGGCATCCCCTACCACCTGCCCGTGGGCGCCGCGGGGCTGCCCCTGGCGCTGGCGGGCGACCCGCAGGGTAGGCGCTGGTGGGCCCCGGCCGGCTTCGCGCCCCGCCGGGTGACTCTGCAGAGTCCACAGGTGGTGTGCGAGGCCGCGTCGGCCGCCCTGCTGAAGACCATCCGCTTCGTCAGGTACCTGCCCTGCTTCCAGGTGCTGCCCCTGGACCAGCAGCTGGTCCTGGTGCGCAGCAGCTGGGCGCTGCTGCTCATGCTCGAGCTGGCCCAGGACCACCTGAACTTCGAGACGGTGGAGACGCCCGAGGGCAACCTGCTGCAGAAAATCCTCGCCGCCAGGCGGCGGGAGACCGCAGGCGACGAGCCCGAGtcccgggaggaggaggaggacgacgacgacgacgatgaggaggaggaggaggaggaagaggcggcggcggcggcggtggcagtAGCGGCAGCGGCGGCTGAGCGCTCGCCCTCGGCCGCCGCAGCCGAAGTCCAGACCCTCAAGGGGTTTCTCACCAAGTGCTGGAGTCTCGGAATCAGCACCAAGGAGTACGCGTACCTCAAGGGGATCGTGCTGTTCAACCCGG acctgCCAGGCCTGAACTGCGTGAAATACATTCAGGGACTTCATTGGGGAACGCAGCAGATCCTCAGTGAACACATCCAGATGACCTACGGGGAGCACCATCCCAGATTCTCTGAATTGAACAGCACCCTGTTCCTGCTGAGGTTCATCAGCGCTGATGTCATTGCTGAGCTGTTCCTCAGACCCATCATTGGCACAGTTAGCATGGATGATATGATTCTGGAAATGCTCTGTGCAAAGTTATAA